The region AATGGTACAAATAATAGCTCCGGAATCATGTATTGGCTGTAATGACTGTGAACTATCATGTCCTGATTTTGCAATATATGTTGCAGATAAAAAAGAGTTTAAATTTGCTAAGCTAACTGATGAAGCTAAACAAAGAGGCGAAGCAATCAAAAAAAACAATTATAGAGTGCTAAGTGCATAAGGAGAAGTAATGGCAAGAGAGATAATATCAACGGGTAATGATTTAGCTGCAATGGCAGCAGTAGATGCTGGATGTGAGTTTTTTGGCGGGTATCCAATTACTCCATCATCAGAAGTTATGCATACAATCTCTGATTTACTTCCAAAGTCAGGCGGTGCAGCAATTCAAATGGAAGATGAGATTGCAGGAATTTGTGCTGCATTAGGTGCAGCTATGTCAGGGAAAAGATCACTTACTGCTACATCAGGGCCAGGGATTTCATTAAAAGCAGAAAATATTGGTCTAGGATATATTGCAGAAGTTCCTTTAGTAATTATAAATGTAATGAGAGGTGGACCTTCAACAGGACTTCCAACTAGAGTTCAACAAGGTGATGTAAACCAAGCTAAAGCTCCTACACATGGTGACTATAAATCAATCACAGTATGTGCTTCTACTTTAGAAGAGTGTTATACAGAAACTGTAAGAGCATTTAACCTTGCAGATAGATTTATGCAACCTGTATTTGTACTTTTAGACGAAACAATAGGTCACATGTCAGGGAAAGCTGTATTACCTACTTTAGAAGAAGTTAAAGCTAATATAAAACCAAGAAGAGTATTTGAAGGGGATCCAAAAGATTACAGACCTTATGATGTTCCAAAAGATGAAGCAGCAATATTAAATCCAATGTTTAAAGGTTATAGATATCACTATACAGGACTTCATCATGACTTTAATGGACACCCAACAGAAGATGCAACTATGTGTCAAAATTTAATTGATAGATTATTCAATAAAGTTGAAGCACATGTTGATGAGATTGATTCTTATGA is a window of Halarcobacter sp. DNA encoding:
- a CDS encoding 2-oxoglutarate synthase subunit alpha, translating into MAREIISTGNDLAAMAAVDAGCEFFGGYPITPSSEVMHTISDLLPKSGGAAIQMEDEIAGICAALGAAMSGKRSLTATSGPGISLKAENIGLGYIAEVPLVIINVMRGGPSTGLPTRVQQGDVNQAKAPTHGDYKSITVCASTLEECYTETVRAFNLADRFMQPVFVLLDETIGHMSGKAVLPTLEEVKANIKPRRVFEGDPKDYRPYDVPKDEAAILNPMFKGYRYHYTGLHHDFNGHPTEDATMCQNLIDRLFNKVEAHVDEIDSYEEYKLDDAEIMIIAYGSVALSAREAINRLREEGTKVGMFRPITLWPSPENKIKELCDKIDKTLVIELNMGQYIDEIERASGRRDFEKLFKANGRPIAPLEIIEKVKGM
- a CDS encoding 4Fe-4S dicluster domain-containing protein, which codes for MAIMDAPANTPVWVDENRCKACDVCVSVCPAGVLAMRPEPTSTLGAMVQIIAPESCIGCNDCELSCPDFAIYVADKKEFKFAKLTDEAKQRGEAIKKNNYRVLSA